From a single Paraburkholderia sp. FT54 genomic region:
- a CDS encoding acyl-CoA synthetase has protein sequence MKHMFEAGLERREANYVPLTPIDFIVRAAEVYGERLAVVHGKIRRNWRETFERARRLASALQRVGIQRGDTVAALLPNIPPMIEAHFGVPMAGAVLNTLNTRLDVSSLLFMLRHGEAKALIVDTEYGEFAHRAALEFPDLRVISVADAMPADPAQFIRSIDYEAFLQSGDPEFAWTLPVDEWDAIALNYTSGTTGDPKGVVYHHRGAYLNALSNILEWDMPKHAVYLWTLPLFHCNGWCFPWTVAARAGVNVCLRKFDAKTVFDLIRREGITHYCGAPIVQSALANAPAEWRDGIEHRVSTMVAGAAPAPAVIAKMKEIGFDLTHVYGLTETYGPAAVCAKQEEWDTLDDSARAELNARQGVRYHLQAAVTVLDPDTLAPVPDDGETIGEIMFRGNICMKGYLKNERATEATFQGGWFHTGDLGVRMPDGYIRIRDRSKDIIISGGENISSIEVEDTLYRHPAVSVAAVVAMADPKWGEVPCAFVELKEGAQVSAEEIIAHCRLFLAGYKLPKAVRFGELPKTSTGKIQKFELRARIKAEEKQ, from the coding sequence ATGAAGCACATGTTCGAAGCAGGCCTCGAGCGCCGTGAGGCCAACTATGTCCCGCTAACGCCAATCGATTTCATCGTGCGCGCAGCGGAAGTCTACGGTGAGCGGCTGGCGGTCGTCCATGGGAAGATTCGCCGCAACTGGCGCGAAACTTTCGAACGCGCCCGGCGTCTGGCCAGCGCATTGCAGCGGGTCGGCATTCAGCGTGGCGATACGGTCGCGGCCCTGCTGCCCAATATTCCTCCGATGATAGAAGCGCATTTCGGTGTGCCCATGGCCGGCGCCGTGCTCAATACACTGAATACGCGGCTCGATGTGTCGTCGCTGCTGTTCATGCTGCGGCATGGCGAGGCGAAGGCGCTGATCGTCGATACCGAATACGGCGAGTTCGCGCATCGCGCCGCGCTCGAATTCCCGGACCTGCGCGTGATCAGCGTGGCTGACGCGATGCCCGCCGATCCGGCCCAATTCATCCGCTCGATTGACTATGAGGCGTTCCTGCAATCCGGCGACCCCGAATTCGCGTGGACCTTGCCGGTTGACGAATGGGACGCCATTGCGCTGAACTACACCTCGGGCACGACCGGCGATCCGAAGGGCGTGGTCTATCACCATCGCGGCGCGTATCTGAACGCGCTCAGCAATATCCTCGAATGGGATATGCCCAAGCACGCGGTCTACCTGTGGACCTTGCCGCTATTCCACTGCAACGGCTGGTGTTTTCCGTGGACGGTGGCCGCGCGTGCCGGCGTCAATGTCTGTTTGCGCAAATTCGATGCGAAGACAGTGTTCGACCTGATTCGCCGCGAAGGCATCACGCACTATTGCGGCGCGCCGATCGTGCAGAGCGCGCTCGCGAATGCGCCGGCCGAATGGCGCGATGGCATCGAGCACCGCGTGTCGACGATGGTGGCGGGCGCGGCGCCCGCGCCGGCGGTGATCGCGAAGATGAAGGAGATCGGTTTCGATCTCACGCACGTGTACGGGCTCACGGAAACCTACGGGCCTGCCGCGGTCTGCGCGAAACAGGAGGAGTGGGATACGCTCGACGACAGCGCGCGCGCCGAACTGAACGCGCGGCAGGGCGTGCGCTATCACCTGCAGGCAGCGGTGACCGTGCTCGACCCGGACACGCTAGCACCCGTGCCCGACGACGGCGAGACGATCGGCGAGATCATGTTCCGCGGCAACATCTGCATGAAGGGTTACCTGAAGAACGAGCGCGCGACGGAAGCGACCTTCCAGGGCGGCTGGTTCCATACCGGCGATCTCGGCGTGCGAATGCCCGACGGCTATATCCGCATTCGCGATCGCAGCAAGGACATCATCATTTCTGGCGGCGAGAACATCTCGAGCATCGAGGTCGAAGACACGCTGTATCGTCACCCTGCGGTGTCTGTTGCCGCCGTGGTGGCCATGGCGGATCCGAAGTGGGGCGAGGTGCCGTGCGCCTTCGTCGAGCTCAAGGAGGGTGCTCAGGTGAGCGCGGAAGAGATCATTGCGCACTGCCGGCTCTTTCTTGCGGGATACAAGTTGCCGAAAGCGGTGCGCTTTGGCGAATTGCCGAAGACGTCGACGGGGAAAATTCAGAAGTTCGAACTGCGCGCGCGCATCAAGGCCGAAGAAAAGCAATGA